A portion of the Lolium rigidum isolate FL_2022 chromosome 1, APGP_CSIRO_Lrig_0.1, whole genome shotgun sequence genome contains these proteins:
- the LOC124703458 gene encoding protein-tyrosine sulfotransferase-like produces the protein MARPLGLVLAIALLAAVSVALLPPVSAADNDYTHCEGAVKSWADSVGEGDDGADKLNLKDLLFFLHIPRTGGRAYFHCFLKKLYTSAQECPRSYDKLRFDPSHPDCKLVVSHDDYSLTSKLPKERTSVVTILRNPVDRVFSTYEFSVEVAARFLVHPNLTSAKTMTTRLLKKTRGVSTLDIWPWKYLVPWMREDLFTRRDARGIDNTRSSNKVNPYDVDDMAMPLHQYINDPVAHEIIHNGATFQVTGLTNNSYFDGAHKVRHCVRKHPDLGRFVLQVAKNRLDRMLYVGLTEDHEESARLFAHMVGAQVLSQSGILNLDIQEDPPSGTDPHSSMLDQEDEETNEHMNSTDGWSSNDALNTTDDDHGKGNMTVGKLMETYESCIASLRKSQSNRRKISLKKVAEANFTKAARRQVPEAILKQIISLNSLDMELYEHAKNIFTQEHLMLKGQHPVVVQDKQSAAQKDWMDTVCDSWNCSTWKVVALGLGIAVTTVFIVFAVTSRRTLKLKI, from the exons ATGGCGCGGCCGCTCGGCCTCGTCCTCGCCATCGCGCTCCTCGCCGCCGTATCAG TGGCCCTGCTCCCCCCTGTCAGCGCCGCTGACAACGACTACACTCACTGCGAGGGGGCAGTCAAGAGTTGGGCGGACTCGGTTGGGGAAGGCGACGATGGCGCAGACAAGCTCAACCTCAAGGATTTGCTCTTCTTCCTTCATATTCCTAGAACCGGTGGCCGTGCCTACTTCCACTG CTTCTTGAAAAAGCTGTATACCAGTGCTCAGGAATGCCCCCGTTCCTACGATAAGCTGCGGTTTGACCCAAG CCATCCTGACTGCAAGCTGGTTGTAAGTCATGACGACTACAGCTTAACTTCCAAGCTGCCAAAGGAGAGGACTTCCGTGGTGACGATACTACGGAATCCAGTCGACCGCGTGTTTAGCACGTACGAGTTCTCGGTTGAAGTTGCAGCCAGGTTTCTTGTGCATCCGAACTTAACGTCTGCAAAGACAATGACCACCCGTCTGTTAAAAAAAACACGCGGTGTAAGTACATTGGATATATGGCCTTGGAAGTACTTGGTTCCATGGATGAGAGAAGATCTTTTCACCAGG AGAGATGCTAGAGGGATTGACAATACGCGAAGCAGCAACAAGGTTAATCCATATGATGTGGACGACATGGCTATGCCATTACACCAGTACATCAATGACCCTGTTGCCCATGAAATCATTCATAATGGAGCTACCTTTCAG GTTACTGGGCTAACAAATAACTCTTACTTTGATGGAGCACACAAGGTTCGGCATTGTGTTAGAAAGCACCCTGATCTTGGTCGTTTTGTGCTTCAAGTTGCTAAG AACAGGTTGGACCGTATGCTGTACGTAGGACTTACAGAGGATCATGAAGAATCCGCGAGGTTGTTTGCTCATATGGTAGGAGCCCAAGTGCTTTCACAGTCTGGAATTTTGAACTTGGATATCCAGGAAGATCCACCCAGTGGCACCG ACCCCCACTCGTCCATGCTGGATCAAGAGGATGAAGAAACAAATGAACATATG AATAGCACTGATGGTTGGAGCAGTAATGATGCTCTGAACACTACTGACGATGATCATGGGAAAGGAAAT ATGACTGTTGGTAAATTAATGGAAACTTATGAGAGTTGCATTGCCAGTCTGCGGAAGTCCCAATCAAACCGTCGCAAAATATCCCTTAAAAAGGTTGCGGAGGCAAATTTTACTAAGGCG GCACGGCGTCAGGTACCTGAGGCAATTCTGAAGCAAATTATCTCATTGAACAGCCTTGACATGGAACTCTATGAGCATGCTAAGAATATTTTTACACAAGAGCATCTTATGCTAAAAGGGCAGCATCCTGTGGTGGTGCAAGACAAACAGTCGGCAGCTCAAAAG GACTGGATGGATACGGTCTGCGATTCCTGGAATTGCTCTACCTGGAAGGTTGTCGCTCTTGGTCTTGGGATCGCAGTGACCACTGTTTTTATTGTGTTTGCTGTAACGAGTAGAAGAACATTAAAACTTAAGATTTGA